AGTTTGCGGTGCAGATGACGGTGGATCGGCGGTCGTTTGCCTCGGCTTTGGAGCGAATTGCGGTGTTGGCCGACCAGCGCAACAGCATCGTCAAGCTGGAGCTGGATGCCCTGAATCAAGAATTAGTGCTGTCGGTGGATGCCCAGGATGTGGGGAGTGCGCGGGAAGCGATCGCTGCTCAAATTTCTGGGGATGATCTAGAGGCAGCGTTCAACGTCAAATATTTGCTGGAAGGTCTGAAGGCGTTGCCAGCCAATGAGGTGCAGATGCAGTTCAATACGTCCACTAGCCCTGCCATCCTCACGCCCCTGGGAGGGGTGAAAATGACCTACTTGGTAATGCCGGTACAAATTCGTAACTAGCCTGCACTTCAATTCTTGGCTATACCTGTTGAACATTGCTGGATGCGATCGCGCCCCTATGATAGATATTCCGTCTCAACTGGCTGCAGAACTTTCCATTCGTCGGGCTCAGGTGGATCAGGCTCTGGCGCTTTTGGCAGAGGGAGCAACGGTTCCCTTCATTGCCCGCTACCGCAAAGAGCGCACGGGAGAGCTGAACGAAACCCAGCTTCGAGACTTGTTTGACCGCTTTGCCTACCTGACGGAGCTGCAGGAACGCCAGCAGGTGATTTTGGAGAGTATTGCCAAGCAGGGCAAGCTGACGGATGACCTGCGGGATAGGATTCTGGCCTGCCAGCAGAAGACGGATTTGGAAGATCTCTATCTGCCCTATCGTCCTAAACGTCGCACCCGAGCCACGATCGCTCGGGAGAAGGGACTAGAGCCCCTGGCAGATTGGCTGCGATCGCAGAATATGTCTGGGGCTGCCGTTAATCCACACCAAGAGGCAGCTCGCTATGTGTCTTCAGACCTGGGGGTGGCAACGGCGGACGATGCCCTCAAGGGAGCTGCGGATATTCTGGCGGAGGCGATCGCTGACCAGGCTCATCTACGTCAGGCCCTACGCGATCGCTTGCTGACCACGGGCACCTTTGTCTCCGCCATCAAGGCAGAGCATCCAGAAGGCACGACGAAGTTTGAAATGTATCGCTCCTATCACCAGCCAGTGGCGACCATTGCCCCCCACAACCTGCTGGCCCTGTGCCGGGGACAGACGGAGGGAATACTCAGCTTTGATATTGAGTTTGACGAGGAGGCTGTGGGGGACTGGCTGGATCAGCAAGAGCTGCGCAGTCGTCAACCCGCCATGCGAGCTATCTACCAAGCGCTGCTGCGGGATGCTTTCCACCGCCTGCTGAAACCCTCGTTGATCAACGAAGTGATTGCCCTGAAGAAGGCCGAGGCAGACGTAGCCTCGATTAAAACCTTTGAGTCGAATTTACGGGAACTGCTCCTGGCCAGTCCCGCCGGGATGAAGCCCACCCTGGCGATCGATCCTGGGTTTCGCACTGGCTGCAAGGTGGTGGCGCTGGATGCCACCGGGCAGTTTTTGGACTACAGCGCCATTTTTCCCCACCAGTCTGAACGGCAGCGATCGCAGGCCGTGGAAACGGTGTTGCGCCTGATTCACCAGTATGCCATTGAGCTGATTGCCATCGGTAACGGCACCGCTGGACGAGAAACCGATCGCTTCATCGCTGAGGTGATCGCTACCCTGCCCCAGCCGCCGGTGAAGGTGATGGTCAACGAGTCGGGGGCGTCGATTTATTCCGCCAGTCCGGTGGCGATCGCCGAATTTCCAGAGCTAGACATTACGGTACGGGGGGCGATCAGCATTGGCCGGCGCTTGCAGGATCCCCTAGCCGAGCTGGTGAAACTTGATCCCAAGTCCATTGGCGTGGGGCAATATCAGCATGACGTGGATCAAAAACTGCTGCGCAAGAAGCTAGATGAAACGGTGGAAAGCTGTGTGAACTACGTGGGTGTTGACCTGAATACGGCCTCCAAGGAACTGCTGATGGCGGTTTCTGGCATTACGCCCACCATTGCCAACAACATCGTCGCCTACCGCAACCAAAATGGCGTCTTTCGCGATCGCCGCTCGTTGCTCAAGGTGGCAAAGCTGGGCCCGAAGACCTTCGAGCAGGCTGCCGGATTTTTGCGCATTCGTTCGGGAGACAATCCCCTTGATAACACAGCCGTGCATCCAGAGAGCTATGCCGTCGTCAAGGCGATCGCCAAGGATCTAGGGCTCGATCTGCACCAAGCTCCTGAGATTGCCCGCCATCTCAAATCCACTGACCTAACGCGCTATGTGACGGATAGTGTGGGTGAACCGACCCTGCGAGACATGGTTCAGGAATTGGAAAAACCTGGTCGCGATCCCCGCTCAGAATTCTGCTACGCCAGCTTTCGAGATGATGTGACCGAATTGTCCGACCTGGCACCGGGTATGGAACTGGAGGGCGTAGTCACCAATGTGGCTAACTTTGGCGCATTTGTAGATATTGGCGTGCATCAAGATGGATTGGTGCATATTTCCCAACTCGCCGATCGCTTTGTGTCGGATCCCAATCAAATCGTGAAAGTCGGGCAGGTGGTCACGGTGCGGGTGTTGGAGGTGAATGCCGCCCTGAAGCGCATTAGTCTATCCATGCGATCGCCTGATGCCCGCTCCGATCGCCCGAAGCCTTCACCCGCTAAGGCGTCACCATCCGCCAAGACCTCCCCATCCCCCGCCCCTAAGCTAGAAGACTTGCAAGCCAAGTTCAACCGTCGCCCCTCGCGGTCGTAATTTCTGGGGATTTGGTGCAAGATATTCCATAGGTTACGCTTGGGGCGGCGATCGCCTTGAACGTGCAAAGGTTTGTCTAGAACCTGTCTCAACCAGACTGAATCCAGATGTATCTATAAATTAAGCAAAATTAGGCAAAGGTAGGCAAAGGTTATGAATCCATTTCAACGCCTCAAGCAGTTGCCTTGGCTGCCGTTGCTGCAAGTGTCCGCCATCACTATTCTCTGTGTTGTGATTTTGGAAACTGCCCTGTTCACTGGGTTGCAACAGGTACCAGAGCTATGGAACGGGTTTATCCGCTTGCTGAGCTCCGTGCTTGGGGTGGTGATTCTGGGGGCGATCGCCTATGGAGTCGGAGCTTTGGGTTTGCTGCTGCTGGAGCGGCTCCAGGCGACGGTGCGTCCCAACGCTAGCGTTTTGTGGACGCTGATTGCCTGTCTGTTGCTGATGGTATGGCTGAAAACCCTTTTACCGTTAAATGGCCTGATCGGCCTGGATTCCTTGTCCCTAGTCGGGATCACCCTAGGTGTGTTTACCACCGGACGGCGCTATTGGCGGCGCTACTAGAGCCTGATGTTGGGGAGAATGTCAATAGACGGCGCTAGATATGCATGGGAATTGGGCTAGAGCGATGAACTGGCTGGTATAGAGTATCCCGCTCCTGGGGTGGTCGTCCAATCGAGCGGATGGCCTGCTGCAAGTCCTCCACCTCCATGCAGGTACCGCCCTGGGCTCCGGCCATGGTGGTGATATGCTCTTCCATCAACGTCCCGCCAATGTCGTTGCAGCCCCAGCGTAGGGCTTCGGTGGCTCCTGCTAGGCCCAGCTTCACCCAGCTCGGTTGGTGGTTGGGAATCCAGTTGCCTAAAAAGATCCGAGCTACGGCCATCAACACCAGCGCATCGGGGCAACTGGGCTGATCCCGCCCTACCCGTCGTCGCAAAGGTGCCGGAGCGTCTTGACCCACAAAGGGCAGCACAATAAATTCAGTGATGCCGCGCTGCCCCCGCTGCTGAGCCCGTTGCTGCAGCGATCGCAACAGGTTTAGATGGTGGATCTGCTGGCGCGGCGTTTCGATATGGCCAGACAGGATGGTGCTGGTGGTGGGCATACCCAAGTGGTGAGCTGTTTCCACCACGTCGATCCAGGTTTGGGTGTTGATTTTTTCTGGACAGAGTACCTTGCGCACGTCGTCATCGAGCACCTCGGCTGCCGTTCCAGGCATGGAGCCCACCCCCGCCGCTTGCAGCGCTTCAATTACCGCTGCGTAGGAGCAGCCATCTTCCCGCGCAATAAACTCAACTTCTTGGGGGGAGAAGGCATGGAGGTGCAGTTGGGGAAAGGCAGATTTGATGGTGTTGACGAGGCTGAGGTAATAGGGCAAGGATGCTCCATCCTGCTTGGCTTCAAGGTTGAGCCCTCCCTGCATACAAATTTCTGTTGCGCCGCGCTGGACAGCATCGGCGGTTTTTTCTAGAATCACCGTGTCATTCAGCCAGTAGGCACCGGGTTGATTCGCATCGCGGCGAAAGGCGCAGAAGCTGCAGTGCTGTTCGCAAATGTTGGTGAAGTTAATATTACGGTTGACTACATAGGTGACCGTGTCCCCCGCCTGCCGCTGTCGCAGCTGATCGGCTGCCTCCTGAATGGCTCGCGCTGCTTGGAGGGAGGGAGGGAGGGGCGATCGCTCTCCTATTGCCTCGGTGGGATGGGCAGCTTCGAGTAAGGCAACGCCCTCGGATTCCGTGAGGTCGTATCCGGCAAGCGCACGGTCAAGAATGGGTTGGATATCAAGGGGCATGGCGACGTTAACACAGGCAGTATCGGGACTGCATCCACCATAACAGCTTTATTACCCGTCGATGGAGTTGCACCCATAGATGGTCGCATGGGGGAGTCAAGGGCAGTCTCCAGCAACGGATGTGCTCTGCGGATGGAGTTGCTAAAATCTGGAAAGATTGTTAGAACCAAGGGCATCCTGATGCTGCTTTGGCTTCTAAGGGTGAGGGGTTAGGTTAGAGTGTTAGGATCGGCAATACCTGAAACAAGCTGGGCACTGTGCTCCGCCGCGATGGTACATCAGAGGACGGTTGTCTCTGTTCCGCATATGCTGGATGTTCGGCCATGATGCTTGCGAGGCTGGGAGCGATCGCTAAGATAGAAGTCCGGTCGTTCGAACGTGACTCGACGGTAGCCCGCACCAGACTACGCAGAACGCTAAACATCATGGTTAGGACTTTCCCCGGAGGCTCTTCAGGAGTTGCGGTGGGAGAATAGTCAACACGTCACGCCCCCAATCCTTGGACTGAGATGCTAGGAGGTCACCTTGTCTTTTTCATCAGACGACTTCGCTAAAGCCCTTGAGCAACACGACTATACCTTCCAGCGAGGGCAGACGGTACGCGGCAAGATTGCAGTACATGACACGGATGGCGTCTATGTAGACGTCGGTGGCAAGGCTACGGCCTTCTTGCCTGCAGATGAGGTGTGGCTTGGATCCTTCAAAAGCTTAGATGAAATTCTGCCCATTGGAGAAGAGCGCGAATTTCTGATCATCCGTGAACAAAACGCTGATGGACAGGTCACCCTGAGCGTGCGGCAGCTCCAAATCCAGCACCGGTGGGATGAACTGCAAGAGTTTCTCGACGACGGCCGCACCACCCAAGTGCGGGTGTCTGGGGTCAATAAGGGCGGATTGAACGTAGATGTGGATGGTCTGAGAGGGTTTGTACCTCGATCCCATCTGGTGGATAAGGGTAATCTGGAAGGCTTAGTTGGACGCTTTTTGACGGTGACGGTGTTGGAGGTGGATCGCGATCGCCGCCGCTTAGTTTTATCTGAACGCGTGGCGGCCCGGGCTGCTAGCCTCGGTCGCCTGGCCGTTGGGCAGTTGGTGGAAGGGCGCGTGGTGGGCATTAAACCCTTTGGTGTCTTCGTGGAATTTGAAGGCACCACCGGCCTGCTGCACATCAACCAAGTCAGCAAGAATTTTGTAGAATCCCTCACCACCCTCTTCATGGTGGGGCAAGATGTGAAGGCGGTGATTCTCGATCTGGATACCGTCAAAAAGCGCATTGCTCTGTCCACCAAGGTCTTAGAAAACTACCCTGGTGAAATGCTAGAAAAGCCAGCAGAGGTGATGCGCGAAGCCGACGATCGCATGGAAAAAGTGCGTCAGGCTTTGCTGCAAGAGGGATTATTGGTAGATTAGTCGTCCTAGATAGCGCTCATGGCGTCAATCGCTGCCTCAAGGGCGATCGCTACATGGGTCCAATGGGTGCCTCCTTGGCAAAACACCACATAGGGCTCCCGCAGCGGCCCATCGGCAGAAAATTCGGACGTGCTACCATCAATAAACGTGCCTCCCGCCATGACAAGGTCACTTGCATAACCCGGCATTCCTGCGGGGACTGGGGTTACGTAGGAATCAATGGGTGAATGGGCCTGAATAGCCCGACAAAATGCAATGACCTTTTCTGGCGATCCAAGCTGAATAGCCTGAATGACATCCCGTCGCGGAGCCAGCGGTAGTGGGTTCACCGGATACCCCAATCGGTGAAACACATACGAGACAAGATGATTGCCTTTCATCGCTTCTCCCACCATTTGGGGAGCGAGAAACAGTCCCTGTAAGATTAAGCGATTTTGATTAAACGTTGCACCGCCTTCGAGGCCAATGCCCGGAGCCGTGAGCCGACAAGCGGCGGCTTCCACCAGCTCTGCCTTCCCAGCTACGTAACCGCCTGCCGGAACGATCGTGCCACCGGGGTTCTTGATCAACGATCCGGCCATCAGGTCAGCACCCACCGCTGTGGGTTCTTGATTCTCTACGAACTCGCCGTAGCAGTTATCCACAAAGCAAATGGTATTGGGATTTTGGCGTTTGACGAGATGGACAATCGTTTCAATATCGGCGATCGCCAAGCTAGGACGCCAACTATAGCCGCAGGATCGCTGAATCAGCACCAGTCTGGTTTCAGGCCTGATGGCAGTAGCCAAGGTATCCCAGTCAATCCCGCCATCCTGGGTTAACGCCAGCTCGCGGTAGCGCACCCCAAACTCTTGGAGTGACCCCTGCCCTTGCCCGCGTAGCCCAATCACCTCTTCCAAGGTGTCATAGGGCGCACCGGCCACCGAGACCATTTCATCGCCTGGACGCAGCACGCCGTATAGGGCAGAAGCGATCGCATGGGTGCCAGAAACAAACTGAACCCTTACCGCTGCCGCCTCCGCCTGCATGACCTCTGCAAAAACCCGATCAATGACTTGCCGCCCCAAATCATCGTGACCATAGCCCGTCACGCCAGCAAAGTGCTGCACCCCAACCCGGTGATGACGAAAGGCCGTCAAGACTCGTCGTAGTTTTTCCTTGACCTGGGTGTCAATTCCGGCAAAGATCTGGGATAGTGCCTGTTGTGCTTCATGCAGCTTCGCAAAGCTGTCCATAGACACCTCATTCGTTCGCATTCAATCTCATTTCTGTTTCAATAGTTAAGGTGCGCGGGTGTTGCGCACGCCGGGCCGTATCATTTTAAGCTGTGTATCGAAGAAAACTGCATGACGCTTGCCACTTCAGTAAACCTTAAACCTAACTGGCCTGTCATTTTATTTATGGCAGGTGTCCACCTACTCGCTCTGTTGGCACTGTTACCCAGCAATTTTAGCTGGAGCGCGGTGTGTTTGATGCTCGTGATGCATTTTGTGACGGGTTGCCTGGGCGTCACCCTAGGCTTCCATCGCCTTGTGACTCACCGGAGCTTTCAAGCCCCAAAATGGTTAGAGTACATCCTCGTCTTTTTCGGCAGCCTTGCGGTGCAGGGTGGCCCAATTGAATGGATTGGTCTCCACCGCCATCACCATGCCTACTCTGATCATGACGTCGATCATCATAGCTCAACCAAAGGCTTTTTCTGGAGCCATATGGTGTGGATGTTCTACGACGTTCCTGCCAAGCAAGAAATTCCTCGTTTTACAAAAGATATTTCTAGCGATCCAGTTTACGTATTCCTAGAAAACTATTTCCTCTTGGTGCAACTGGCCTTGGCTGTTGTGTTCTACCTGCTGGGCGGTTGGCCCTTTGTGATTTGGGGCATCTTCGTTCGCCTCGTCACGGTTTATCACATTACCTGGTTTGTGAATAGCGCGACCCATAAATTCGGCTACCGCAGCCATGAGTCAGGCGATCGCTCCACCAATTGTTGGTGGGTAGCGCTTCTGGCTTTTGGTGAGGGCTGGCATAATAACCACCATGCATATCAATACTCAGCGCGCCATGGACTAGAGTGGTGGGAAATTGACGTGACGTGGATGATCATTCAACTTTTAGCGGTACTCGGGTTGGCGACCAAAATTAAGCTGCCGCCGACCTTGCAGAAATCAAAATCGGTCTAAGTTGTTCAAGCTTGCGTATTAGATACACGTTCAATACGCACAAGATTCCTGCAGAGAAGCCATCTTCTCTGCATTTTTTATGGGGATATTTCATGGACTTGCGAGAAGAACGTGAGCTAGACGGGCGTGCTGATGCTTACCCTGAGCTGATCGAAGGTTAGGAGATGGGCTGCGATCGCTCAGCCTGAACGATTGCATCTGCCTT
This portion of the Leptolyngbya sp. CCY15150 genome encodes:
- the cofH gene encoding 7,8-didemethyl-8-hydroxy-5-deazariboflavin synthase subunit CofH, with translation MPLDIQPILDRALAGYDLTESEGVALLEAAHPTEAIGERSPLPPSLQAARAIQEAADQLRQRQAGDTVTYVVNRNINFTNICEQHCSFCAFRRDANQPGAYWLNDTVILEKTADAVQRGATEICMQGGLNLEAKQDGASLPYYLSLVNTIKSAFPQLHLHAFSPQEVEFIAREDGCSYAAVIEALQAAGVGSMPGTAAEVLDDDVRKVLCPEKINTQTWIDVVETAHHLGMPTTSTILSGHIETPRQQIHHLNLLRSLQQRAQQRGQRGITEFIVLPFVGQDAPAPLRRRVGRDQPSCPDALVLMAVARIFLGNWIPNHQPSWVKLGLAGATEALRWGCNDIGGTLMEEHITTMAGAQGGTCMEVEDLQQAIRSIGRPPQERDTLYQPVHRSSPIPMHI
- a CDS encoding Tex family protein; its protein translation is MIDIPSQLAAELSIRRAQVDQALALLAEGATVPFIARYRKERTGELNETQLRDLFDRFAYLTELQERQQVILESIAKQGKLTDDLRDRILACQQKTDLEDLYLPYRPKRRTRATIAREKGLEPLADWLRSQNMSGAAVNPHQEAARYVSSDLGVATADDALKGAADILAEAIADQAHLRQALRDRLLTTGTFVSAIKAEHPEGTTKFEMYRSYHQPVATIAPHNLLALCRGQTEGILSFDIEFDEEAVGDWLDQQELRSRQPAMRAIYQALLRDAFHRLLKPSLINEVIALKKAEADVASIKTFESNLRELLLASPAGMKPTLAIDPGFRTGCKVVALDATGQFLDYSAIFPHQSERQRSQAVETVLRLIHQYAIELIAIGNGTAGRETDRFIAEVIATLPQPPVKVMVNESGASIYSASPVAIAEFPELDITVRGAISIGRRLQDPLAELVKLDPKSIGVGQYQHDVDQKLLRKKLDETVESCVNYVGVDLNTASKELLMAVSGITPTIANNIVAYRNQNGVFRDRRSLLKVAKLGPKTFEQAAGFLRIRSGDNPLDNTAVHPESYAVVKAIAKDLGLDLHQAPEIARHLKSTDLTRYVTDSVGEPTLRDMVQELEKPGRDPRSEFCYASFRDDVTELSDLAPGMELEGVVTNVANFGAFVDIGVHQDGLVHISQLADRFVSDPNQIVKVGQVVTVRVLEVNAALKRISLSMRSPDARSDRPKPSPAKASPSAKTSPSPAPKLEDLQAKFNRRPSRS
- a CDS encoding S1 RNA-binding domain-containing protein; this encodes MSFSSDDFAKALEQHDYTFQRGQTVRGKIAVHDTDGVYVDVGGKATAFLPADEVWLGSFKSLDEILPIGEEREFLIIREQNADGQVTLSVRQLQIQHRWDELQEFLDDGRTTQVRVSGVNKGGLNVDVDGLRGFVPRSHLVDKGNLEGLVGRFLTVTVLEVDRDRRRLVLSERVAARAASLGRLAVGQLVEGRVVGIKPFGVFVEFEGTTGLLHINQVSKNFVESLTTLFMVGQDVKAVILDLDTVKKRIALSTKVLENYPGEMLEKPAEVMREADDRMEKVRQALLQEGLLVD
- a CDS encoding fatty acid desaturase, encoding MTLATSVNLKPNWPVILFMAGVHLLALLALLPSNFSWSAVCLMLVMHFVTGCLGVTLGFHRLVTHRSFQAPKWLEYILVFFGSLAVQGGPIEWIGLHRHHHAYSDHDVDHHSSTKGFFWSHMVWMFYDVPAKQEIPRFTKDISSDPVYVFLENYFLLVQLALAVVFYLLGGWPFVIWGIFVRLVTVYHITWFVNSATHKFGYRSHESGDRSTNCWWVALLAFGEGWHNNHHAYQYSARHGLEWWEIDVTWMIIQLLAVLGLATKIKLPPTLQKSKSV
- a CDS encoding methionine gamma-lyase family protein translates to MDSFAKLHEAQQALSQIFAGIDTQVKEKLRRVLTAFRHHRVGVQHFAGVTGYGHDDLGRQVIDRVFAEVMQAEAAAVRVQFVSGTHAIASALYGVLRPGDEMVSVAGAPYDTLEEVIGLRGQGQGSLQEFGVRYRELALTQDGGIDWDTLATAIRPETRLVLIQRSCGYSWRPSLAIADIETIVHLVKRQNPNTICFVDNCYGEFVENQEPTAVGADLMAGSLIKNPGGTIVPAGGYVAGKAELVEAAACRLTAPGIGLEGGATFNQNRLILQGLFLAPQMVGEAMKGNHLVSYVFHRLGYPVNPLPLAPRRDVIQAIQLGSPEKVIAFCRAIQAHSPIDSYVTPVPAGMPGYASDLVMAGGTFIDGSTSEFSADGPLREPYVVFCQGGTHWTHVAIALEAAIDAMSAI